The proteins below come from a single Herpetosiphon gulosus genomic window:
- a CDS encoding Tn3 family transposase, which produces MPTAFLTEEQHAAYGDYTGDPDPTQLAKFFHLDEVDLQRVRRHNGSHHRLGFALQLGTVRFLGTFLANPIAVPPIVIDFMARQLAIATTYTLDRYLEREDTKWEHAREICQDYGYHDFHDQPWHFRLIRWLYARAWFSNERPFVLFEHAMAWLMHHKVLLPGPTTLERLIGTIQERSTTRLWQMIGGSLTPTQQQHLDDLVRAPTPNRQSPLDRLRKPPTTPTAVGMLAGLQRLKAIRDLGIAAHPIPMVPAGRLKTLARYAMGARAQAIAALQNPRRLATLRACAMQLEASAHDDVLDIFNQIINALFLSNETQKQKARTRSLSDLDAAAMQLQAVCQMLLDQQYADSEVRPRIFHDHDPAHIAAAIATVRNLVQPKHEPFEAQLDGTYPHLRRFLPTLLETINFDGTLSGKPVLAALQFLRALDAPNPPKLHHAPTEVVGARWRRLVLDSGQVVDRQFYTFAVLERLHQSLDRREVFVSPSERWGDPRAMLLKPDAWESVRTHMCRTLGRLRDPHAELALLDTQLDAAYAETAKNLPENPGVRIEKINDHDRPIITGLDKLDDPLTLKQLRSEIQARMPRADLPEILLEINAMTGFADEFTHLSEGGTRATDLSLSICAVLLAEACNIGLEPLVNQSNPALTRERLAWVQQNYIRPETLTRANARLVAAQATIPIAQAWGGGEVASVDGLRFVVPVRTINAGGSPKHFPRQRGVTWYNGISDQNMGFNAIVIPGALRDAPYLLNVLLEQQTHLQIKEVMTDTAGYSDIVFGLFWLLGYQFSPRLADLKDMRFWRLDPKADYGLLNDVGRHTISTKIITEYWDELLRLAGSLKMGTVQADVVVRWLHGDKRPRTLARAVTEVGRMAKTLYLLAYLDDETYRRRILTQLNKGERRHRLARVIFHGQRGEVRQRYRQGQEDQLGALGLVLNCVVLWNTRYMDAAVAQMQAAGIVIDADDLVRISPFIHRHINVLGRYFFAIPEEVQRGELRPLRDPSKRDLLEDL; this is translated from the coding sequence ATGCCAACCGCCTTCTTAACCGAAGAACAGCACGCCGCCTACGGAGACTATACCGGTGATCCCGATCCAACCCAATTAGCAAAATTCTTCCATCTTGACGAGGTTGATCTTCAGCGTGTTCGTCGTCATAATGGATCACACCACCGTCTTGGATTTGCTCTCCAACTGGGCACTGTCCGATTCCTGGGAACATTCCTCGCGAATCCCATCGCGGTTCCTCCCATCGTTATTGATTTTATGGCACGCCAACTCGCTATTGCAACGACCTACACCCTCGATCGCTATCTCGAACGTGAGGATACTAAGTGGGAGCATGCGCGTGAGATTTGTCAGGACTACGGCTACCATGATTTTCACGACCAGCCGTGGCATTTTCGGCTCATCCGCTGGCTCTATGCCCGCGCGTGGTTCAGCAATGAACGTCCCTTTGTCCTCTTTGAACACGCGATGGCGTGGCTCATGCACCATAAAGTCTTGTTACCTGGCCCAACCACCCTTGAGCGGCTGATTGGGACGATTCAAGAGCGGTCAACAACGCGGCTCTGGCAGATGATTGGCGGATCGCTTACGCCGACCCAACAGCAGCATCTAGACGATCTTGTCCGTGCTCCGACACCGAATCGGCAAAGCCCGCTTGATCGGCTTCGCAAGCCGCCAACCACGCCGACTGCCGTCGGCATGCTGGCGGGACTCCAACGTCTCAAGGCTATTCGTGATCTGGGCATTGCAGCCCACCCAATTCCCATGGTTCCCGCTGGTCGATTAAAGACGTTGGCTCGCTACGCTATGGGGGCACGGGCGCAAGCCATTGCCGCCCTTCAGAACCCGCGACGACTCGCCACCCTGCGGGCTTGTGCCATGCAGCTTGAAGCATCCGCCCACGATGATGTGCTGGATATCTTTAACCAAATCATCAATGCCCTCTTTCTCTCCAATGAAACCCAGAAACAGAAAGCCCGAACGCGCTCGCTCAGCGACCTCGATGCCGCAGCCATGCAATTACAAGCCGTCTGCCAGATGCTGCTTGATCAGCAGTACGCCGATAGTGAAGTCCGTCCGCGTATTTTTCATGATCACGATCCCGCCCACATTGCCGCCGCAATTGCCACCGTCCGCAACCTTGTCCAGCCGAAACATGAACCTTTTGAAGCCCAATTGGACGGCACCTATCCTCACCTCCGCCGATTTCTCCCGACCCTGCTTGAGACCATTAACTTTGATGGAACGCTGAGCGGCAAGCCCGTGCTCGCAGCCCTTCAGTTTCTCCGGGCCTTGGATGCCCCAAATCCTCCAAAATTGCATCATGCACCTACGGAGGTTGTCGGTGCTCGGTGGCGGCGGCTTGTCCTCGATAGTGGCCAAGTCGTTGATCGGCAGTTTTATACATTTGCCGTTTTAGAGCGCTTGCATCAAAGTTTGGATCGCCGCGAAGTCTTTGTCTCCCCAAGCGAACGGTGGGGTGACCCACGCGCCATGCTCCTCAAACCCGATGCATGGGAGAGCGTGCGTACCCATATGTGTCGAACCTTGGGACGGCTGCGTGATCCCCACGCAGAATTAGCGCTCTTAGACACCCAACTGGATGCGGCCTATGCCGAAACGGCAAAAAACTTGCCGGAGAATCCAGGAGTTCGGATTGAGAAGATCAACGACCATGATCGTCCCATTATTACTGGCCTCGATAAACTCGACGATCCACTGACCCTTAAGCAACTCCGGAGCGAGATCCAAGCCCGGATGCCGCGTGCGGATCTGCCAGAAATCTTGCTCGAAATCAACGCCATGACGGGCTTTGCCGATGAATTTACCCACCTGAGCGAGGGGGGAACCCGCGCCACCGATCTCAGTCTGAGTATCTGCGCCGTGTTGCTGGCCGAAGCATGCAATATTGGGCTGGAACCACTTGTGAATCAGAGTAATCCCGCCTTAACCCGAGAACGCTTAGCATGGGTGCAACAGAACTATATTCGACCAGAAACCCTGACGCGGGCCAATGCGCGTCTGGTTGCAGCGCAAGCAACCATCCCCATCGCACAGGCGTGGGGTGGTGGCGAAGTTGCATCCGTCGATGGTCTGCGCTTTGTTGTTCCGGTTCGCACGATCAATGCGGGCGGCAGCCCCAAGCATTTTCCGCGACAGCGGGGCGTGACTTGGTACAACGGGATTTCCGACCAAAACATGGGCTTTAATGCGATTGTCATTCCAGGGGCATTGCGCGATGCACCCTATTTGCTCAATGTCTTGTTAGAACAACAAACCCATCTCCAGATTAAAGAAGTGATGACCGATACAGCTGGTTATTCCGATATTGTCTTTGGCCTCTTTTGGCTGTTAGGGTATCAATTCAGTCCACGCTTGGCCGATCTCAAGGATATGCGCTTTTGGCGACTTGATCCGAAGGCTGATTATGGCCTTTTAAATGATGTTGGTCGCCACACCATTTCGACAAAAATCATTACCGAGTATTGGGACGAATTACTGCGTCTCGCGGGATCATTAAAGATGGGGACGGTCCAGGCGGATGTGGTGGTGCGCTGGCTCCATGGGGATAAACGGCCCCGAACGTTAGCCCGCGCCGTGACGGAAGTCGGGCGGATGGCAAAAACGCTGTATCTGCTGGCATACCTTGACGATGAGACCTATCGTCGGCGCATTCTCACTCAGTTGAATAAAGGCGAGCGTCGTCATCGCTTAGCCCGCGTCATCTTTCATGGCCAACGCGGTGAAGTCCGGCAACGCTATCGCCAAGGACAAGAAGATCAGTTGGGGGCATTAGGACTGGTGTTGAACTGTGTCGTTTTATGGAATACGCGCTATATGGATGCGGCGGTGGCGCAGATGCAGGCGGCGGGAATTGTGATTGATGCGGATGATCTGGTTCGCATTTCCCCGTTTATCCATCGGCACATCAATGTGCTGGGTCGCTATTTCTTTGCGATTCCGGAAGAAGTCCAACGCGGTGAATTACGGCCACTGCGCGATCCGTCAAAACGCGATCTGCTTGAGGATTTGTGA